Proteins encoded by one window of Candidatus Eremiobacteraceae bacterium:
- a CDS encoding NAD(P)-binding domain-containing protein produces the protein MKIGVIGSGDVGRVLAAGLIGIGHEVKIGSREPDSDKLKEWKAANGPRASTGSFVDAAAFGELIVLATLWSGTHNALRLAGTENFKAKTVIDVTNPLVFSEHGPPGLALGWNDSGGEQVQRWLPDARVVKAFNIVGNGDMVNPDFPCGPPDMFIAGNDDKAKEDVSTILRAFGWNVIDIGGIEGARLLEPMCILWVVYAMRTKSRDHAFKLLRR, from the coding sequence ATGAAGATAGGCGTCATCGGAAGCGGCGATGTCGGGCGAGTCCTGGCCGCCGGTCTCATCGGGATCGGCCATGAAGTCAAGATCGGCTCGCGCGAACCCGACAGCGATAAGCTCAAAGAGTGGAAAGCGGCCAACGGGCCCCGCGCCTCGACCGGTTCATTCGTTGATGCGGCCGCGTTCGGCGAGCTGATCGTCCTCGCGACGCTGTGGAGCGGCACGCACAATGCTCTCCGACTGGCCGGCACGGAGAACTTCAAAGCCAAGACGGTCATAGACGTCACCAACCCGCTTGTATTCTCGGAGCACGGACCGCCGGGGCTCGCGTTGGGCTGGAACGATTCTGGCGGCGAACAAGTGCAGCGTTGGCTGCCCGACGCGCGGGTCGTGAAAGCGTTCAACATCGTCGGCAACGGCGATATGGTCAACCCGGACTTCCCGTGCGGACCGCCCGATATGTTCATCGCGGGCAACGACGACAAAGCCAAGGAAGACGTCAGCACGATCTTGCGCGCGTTCGGATGGAACGTGATCGACATCGGCGGGATCGAGGGCGCGAGGCTGCTCGAGCCCATGTGCATCTTATGGGTGGTCTACGCGATGCGCACCAAGAGCCGCGACCACGCGTTCAAGCTGCTGCGCAGGTGA
- a CDS encoding MFS transporter: MLSRGVRDQSLLNAYWIPLNFQGAALLAIAVPAALLKFQTASGHTQQLAILASIVAAISIFVPPPVGALSDYLRRRGGHRRPFILAGTVLNAVALVWLAYSGTLWSFTAALFVAVVGQSISTAAYQALIPEVVPREDWGTSAGYQGVASLVGAVGGLAVASLTTPEQTFLWTALVVALGGVTVALTPEGRYVEPDHVHVSDWHNFSVVFASRFLTNTGLTLLSTFVLYFFRDVEKVENPSVSTGLFGVLALAGAIVTAFWTGTLSDRVPRKYVLAAAGIPMALAGLGFAIAPQQRYLIVYALCFGLGYGAFLAVGWALAIDSVPQMRDVARDLGIWGIASGLPSVVAPIAGGWLIAHYLSPLAGYKMLFLLAGLTFVLGSVVVLWVKPRPVPAVADRAVDLIRPPS, from the coding sequence ATGCTTTCGCGCGGCGTACGCGACCAGTCGCTTCTAAACGCCTATTGGATCCCGTTGAACTTCCAGGGCGCGGCCCTGCTGGCGATCGCCGTGCCCGCCGCGCTGTTGAAGTTCCAGACCGCTTCGGGCCACACGCAGCAGCTCGCCATCCTGGCCAGCATCGTGGCAGCGATCTCGATCTTCGTGCCGCCGCCGGTCGGCGCGCTCTCAGACTATCTGCGCCGCCGTGGAGGGCATCGCCGGCCCTTCATCCTGGCCGGGACCGTTCTCAACGCCGTTGCGCTCGTCTGGCTCGCATACAGCGGAACGCTGTGGTCGTTCACCGCCGCGCTGTTCGTCGCGGTGGTCGGGCAGAGCATCAGCACCGCAGCCTATCAAGCGCTCATCCCCGAGGTCGTGCCGCGCGAGGACTGGGGCACGTCGGCCGGTTACCAGGGCGTGGCATCTCTGGTCGGCGCGGTCGGCGGCCTGGCCGTCGCCAGCCTGACCACGCCGGAGCAGACGTTCCTGTGGACCGCGCTCGTCGTCGCGCTGGGCGGCGTGACCGTCGCGCTGACGCCGGAGGGCCGCTACGTCGAGCCCGACCACGTCCATGTCAGCGATTGGCACAACTTCAGCGTCGTGTTCGCGTCGCGTTTTTTGACCAACACGGGGCTGACGCTGCTGAGCACGTTCGTGCTGTATTTCTTCCGCGACGTCGAAAAGGTCGAGAACCCGTCGGTGAGCACGGGTTTGTTCGGAGTTCTCGCGCTCGCCGGCGCGATCGTCACCGCGTTTTGGACGGGCACGCTTTCCGACCGCGTGCCGCGTAAGTACGTCCTCGCTGCCGCCGGCATCCCGATGGCGCTGGCCGGCTTGGGCTTTGCCATCGCACCGCAGCAGCGATATCTCATCGTGTATGCGCTGTGCTTCGGCCTGGGCTACGGCGCGTTCTTGGCCGTCGGCTGGGCGCTGGCGATCGACTCGGTGCCGCAGATGCGCGATGTGGCACGCGACCTCGGCATCTGGGGCATCGCGTCGGGCCTGCCGAGCGTCGTCGCGCCGATCGCGGGCGGCTGGCTCATCGCCCACTATCTGAGCCCTCTGGCCGGCTACAAGATGCTGTTCTTGCTCGCGGGCCTCACCTTCGTGCTGGGTTCGGTCGTCGTCTTGTGGGTCAAGCCCCGGCCCGTCCCCGCGGTCGCAGACAGAGCCGTGGACCTCATCAGGCCGCCTTCGTGA
- a CDS encoding GNAT family N-acetyltransferase — MTTSQRPAFVSERISPEAGSADLSAMARGEPGVPRAFTWREGRFEVARVLATQRGMGEDRGDVYVRRHYFDVETTDLLRMRLYFERNPKDRSKRKAWWLYTVTFPEPVIVTPRLALRRWTYADRADFRAMLADADMMRHLHEGVPLSPREADAALETTIEHYRAGFGDWAIVSRAHGEILGESGLTTLPETGEVELGYMLRRPFWGQGFATEAARAVMTHAFAALGLSRLVSVARPDNRASIHVLEKLGMRPIGRAVHRGHEMAKFETQ, encoded by the coding sequence ATGACAACCAGCCAACGCCCCGCGTTCGTCAGCGAGCGCATCTCGCCCGAAGCCGGCTCCGCGGATCTGAGCGCCATGGCTCGTGGAGAACCGGGAGTTCCCCGAGCGTTCACATGGCGCGAGGGCCGCTTCGAGGTCGCCCGCGTGCTCGCCACGCAGCGCGGTATGGGAGAAGATCGCGGCGACGTGTACGTGCGGCGCCACTACTTCGACGTCGAGACCACCGACCTGCTGCGTATGCGGCTGTACTTCGAGCGCAACCCGAAAGATCGCAGCAAGCGCAAAGCTTGGTGGCTGTACACCGTCACGTTTCCGGAGCCGGTGATCGTCACGCCGCGCCTCGCGTTGCGACGCTGGACGTACGCCGACCGTGCGGACTTCCGCGCCATGCTCGCCGACGCGGACATGATGCGCCACCTGCACGAAGGCGTGCCGCTGAGTCCGCGGGAAGCCGACGCCGCGCTCGAGACGACGATCGAGCATTATCGCGCGGGGTTCGGCGACTGGGCGATCGTCTCGCGCGCGCACGGGGAGATCCTCGGTGAGTCCGGGCTTACGACGCTTCCGGAGACCGGCGAGGTGGAGCTAGGCTATATGCTGCGCCGTCCGTTCTGGGGACAGGGCTTCGCGACCGAAGCCGCGCGCGCGGTCATGACGCACGCGTTCGCGGCGCTGGGCCTGAGCCGTCTGGTCTCGGTGGCGCGCCCGGATAATCGCGCGTCCATCCACGTGCTCGAGAAACTCGGCATGCGCCCGATCGGCCGCGCCGTCCACCGCGGACACGAGATGGCGAAGTTCGAGACGCAATAG
- a CDS encoding beta-propeller fold lactonase family protein: protein MKRLAAIAVAASVLFGCSQYSTTAPVPAGRVLLVANSTANSVIVFNVVGGTATAVQTIVGPDTGLNFPTGVGFSAGLIFVANNHGDTVTVYAKNANGDAAPVTTISGVNPGLDHPTDIDVDSTGRVYVGNSAGNSVRVFAPNETGNAVPLASIVGPDTALDHPVALHHDGAGNVYVVNTANSSVTIYHSADIFSSVSGDVIPFATLSGAMTGLVNPSGIVLDSAGNVYVTNDFPDSITVYAPNPTGDQAPTATIAGPATTLNGAGDIDIVGSDLVVANTGANDLLAFPFSANGNVAPAYTVSGSGLMFPNGLGTE from the coding sequence GTGAAGCGCCTAGCTGCCATCGCCGTTGCTGCGAGCGTGCTGTTCGGCTGCTCGCAATACAGCACGACCGCACCCGTTCCCGCCGGCCGGGTATTGCTGGTCGCGAACAGCACGGCCAATTCGGTGATCGTCTTCAACGTCGTCGGAGGCACCGCGACCGCCGTGCAGACGATCGTCGGCCCCGATACCGGCTTGAATTTTCCGACCGGCGTGGGCTTTAGCGCCGGGCTTATCTTCGTCGCGAACAACCACGGCGACACGGTGACGGTCTACGCCAAGAATGCGAACGGCGACGCCGCGCCGGTCACGACGATCTCCGGAGTCAACCCGGGGCTTGACCACCCCACTGACATCGACGTCGACAGCACGGGCCGGGTCTACGTCGGCAATAGCGCCGGCAACAGCGTGCGCGTGTTCGCGCCGAATGAGACCGGCAACGCCGTTCCGCTCGCATCGATCGTCGGGCCCGACACCGCGCTCGACCATCCCGTCGCGCTGCACCACGACGGCGCCGGCAACGTCTACGTCGTCAATACCGCGAACAGCAGCGTGACGATCTATCATAGCGCCGACATCTTCTCGTCGGTGTCCGGCGACGTCATCCCATTCGCCACGCTTTCAGGCGCGATGACGGGCCTTGTCAACCCGAGCGGCATCGTGCTCGACAGCGCCGGCAACGTCTACGTCACGAACGACTTCCCCGACTCGATCACGGTGTACGCGCCCAATCCCACCGGAGATCAAGCGCCCACCGCGACCATCGCCGGTCCGGCCACCACCCTGAACGGGGCGGGCGACATCGATATCGTCGGAAGCGATCTCGTCGTCGCGAACACGGGCGCGAATGATCTGCTGGCTTTCCCGTTCAGCGCGAACGGCAACGTCGCGCCTGCGTATACGGTCAGCGGCTCGGGTCTGATGTTCCCGAACGGTCTAGGGACGGAATAA
- a CDS encoding efflux RND transporter permease subunit produces the protein MLTKLFVTRPTLAAVLVALITIGGLLAASSLRMQDLPNVDVPHIVVILFYPGASPAEMSDGVVRPIEDQLAGAPGLEHIQTRVQQGFATVLTEFSLHSKKTDALVEVQRRMQAVQAQLPADLPAPVIETFDPGESDIVSLSVASDTLSPGALSSLISNKIVPAIEQVNGVGNVESYGIVTPSIEVEVDPRKLQSAGLAINDVVGAIAGSNVRAPGGILFGDQRETGINIRGDITGAASVADLPIGSAPLTDSQFRALLNPSVPSPRLYKVADVAKVSDGNEPQRIYAYVNGKPTLLLNIKKETSASEIDTARGVLKMLPELQRQFPDVIITVINDQSSSTRQQVYGVMRTLIEGIILVAIVMVFFLRSWRNATAVLIAIPTSLFATLMVMQLGHFTLDTVSLLAMTLITGILVDDSIVVLENIQRHYEMGESPFLAAINGRLEISLAAIVITLVDVVVFLPIAFLPGIVGRFLSEFALVVVTATLASLVVSFTVTPALAGNWALLSKGRFISFTARFARFFERLRAWYADVALPWGLSHGGTVATIAVVSLVAALALIPLGVVGFEFDPAQDNGEIFVQIGYPSGTPLLKTRDTALAIEHEVDAIDDVRSEATMVGAAMSPVGGYLVDGAIAQIDIHLKDRRKHSTDYWVAKLRDIAQRLAAGAAPVVIPVTDRHSGNSQPLDYLVTDTSGDPSKYAQRVYELLRDTPGAVNVYSSAATLAPQLNVTFDRDLARGHNISLPAAATAIRAAFDGVRATQFEGPDGLKGVQVIYPPQYQRDKRQLLDVPLRTLTGEIVKIGDFARLDNSEGPRSIDRVDRQTVVHVSANVEPGVALSNVDSAFQRRVADLSLPVSVKVVPNSAGNQQNLSDTVNGMALAIVLGVVLVFLLMVALYNSYVTPFIIITSVPLAVVGAIGALALTRETLNAFSMIGTVLLIGLVSKNGILLVDFANQLRERGMDRLAAIRESARTRFRPIVMTTVAMIFGMLPLALGLDPAVASRSSLGVVVIGGLISSLLLTLVLIPVVYMWLSPKEIKVKGERVAAALRAVNDPDELDSSGTGAAR, from the coding sequence ATGCTCACCAAGCTCTTCGTCACGCGCCCGACCCTGGCGGCCGTCCTGGTCGCGCTCATCACGATCGGCGGCCTGCTCGCGGCCTCGAGCCTGCGCATGCAGGATCTGCCCAACGTCGACGTGCCGCACATCGTCGTCATCCTCTTCTACCCAGGCGCATCGCCTGCCGAGATGAGCGACGGCGTCGTGCGCCCCATCGAAGACCAGCTCGCCGGCGCGCCCGGCCTCGAGCACATCCAGACCCGCGTCCAGCAGGGCTTCGCGACGGTGCTCACCGAGTTCAGCCTGCACTCCAAGAAGACCGACGCGTTGGTCGAGGTGCAGCGCCGCATGCAAGCGGTCCAGGCGCAATTGCCCGCCGATCTGCCCGCTCCGGTCATCGAGACCTTCGATCCGGGTGAGTCGGACATCGTCTCGCTTTCGGTCGCATCGGACACGCTCTCTCCCGGCGCTCTCTCATCGCTGATCAGCAACAAGATCGTCCCCGCCATCGAACAGGTCAACGGCGTCGGCAACGTCGAGTCGTACGGCATCGTCACGCCGTCCATCGAAGTCGAAGTGGACCCGCGCAAGCTCCAGTCGGCAGGGCTCGCCATCAACGACGTGGTCGGGGCCATCGCGGGCAGCAATGTGCGCGCACCCGGCGGCATCCTCTTCGGCGACCAGCGCGAGACCGGCATCAACATTCGCGGCGACATCACGGGCGCAGCGTCCGTGGCCGACCTGCCGATCGGCTCCGCGCCGCTCACCGATAGCCAGTTCCGGGCGCTGCTCAATCCGAGCGTGCCCTCGCCGCGCCTCTACAAGGTCGCCGACGTCGCCAAGGTCTCCGACGGCAACGAGCCGCAGCGCATCTACGCCTACGTCAACGGCAAGCCGACGCTGCTGCTCAACATCAAGAAAGAGACGAGCGCGAGCGAGATCGACACCGCGCGCGGCGTCCTCAAGATGCTGCCGGAGCTGCAGCGCCAGTTCCCCGACGTCATCATCACGGTCATCAACGACCAATCGAGCAGCACGCGCCAGCAGGTGTACGGCGTGATGCGCACCCTCATCGAGGGCATCATCCTCGTGGCGATCGTCATGGTCTTCTTCTTGCGCTCGTGGCGCAACGCCACGGCGGTGCTCATCGCCATTCCGACGTCGCTGTTCGCGACGCTCATGGTGATGCAGCTGGGCCACTTCACCCTCGACACCGTCTCGCTGCTGGCGATGACGCTGATCACCGGAATCCTTGTCGACGACTCGATCGTCGTGCTCGAGAACATCCAGCGCCATTACGAGATGGGCGAGTCGCCATTCCTCGCCGCGATCAACGGGCGTCTCGAGATCAGCCTGGCGGCGATCGTCATCACGCTCGTGGACGTCGTCGTGTTCTTGCCGATCGCGTTCCTGCCCGGCATCGTCGGCCGCTTCCTTTCCGAATTCGCGCTCGTCGTGGTCACCGCGACGCTGGCATCGCTTGTCGTCTCGTTCACGGTCACGCCCGCGTTGGCGGGCAATTGGGCGCTGCTCTCCAAGGGACGATTCATCAGCTTCACGGCGCGATTCGCCCGTTTCTTCGAACGCCTGCGCGCTTGGTACGCGGACGTGGCGCTGCCTTGGGGGCTCAGCCATGGCGGCACGGTCGCGACCATCGCCGTTGTCTCGCTCGTCGCGGCGCTGGCGCTCATCCCGCTGGGCGTCGTCGGCTTCGAATTCGATCCGGCACAGGACAACGGCGAGATCTTCGTCCAGATCGGGTATCCCAGCGGCACGCCGCTCCTCAAGACGCGCGACACCGCGCTGGCGATCGAGCACGAGGTCGACGCCATTGACGACGTCCGTTCGGAGGCGACCATGGTCGGCGCGGCGATGTCGCCGGTCGGCGGCTACCTGGTGGATGGAGCGATCGCGCAGATCGATATCCACCTCAAAGATCGGCGCAAGCACTCGACCGACTATTGGGTCGCGAAGCTGCGCGACATCGCCCAGCGCCTCGCGGCCGGCGCCGCGCCTGTCGTCATCCCCGTGACGGATCGCCACAGCGGCAACTCGCAGCCGCTCGACTACCTTGTGACCGACACGAGCGGCGATCCATCCAAGTATGCGCAGCGCGTCTATGAGCTGCTGCGCGACACGCCTGGGGCCGTCAACGTCTATAGCTCGGCGGCGACGCTCGCTCCGCAGCTGAACGTGACCTTCGACCGCGACCTGGCACGCGGCCACAACATCAGTCTGCCCGCCGCCGCGACGGCGATCCGCGCCGCGTTCGACGGCGTCCGCGCCACGCAATTCGAGGGACCCGACGGGCTCAAGGGCGTGCAGGTCATCTACCCGCCGCAGTACCAGCGCGACAAGCGCCAGCTCCTCGACGTGCCGCTGCGCACGCTGACCGGAGAGATCGTCAAGATCGGCGACTTCGCGCGGCTCGACAACAGCGAGGGCCCGCGCAGCATCGACCGCGTGGATCGGCAGACCGTCGTGCACGTGAGCGCGAACGTCGAACCCGGCGTCGCGCTGTCCAACGTCGACAGCGCGTTCCAGCGGCGCGTGGCAGACTTGAGCCTCCCGGTGTCGGTGAAGGTCGTGCCGAACAGCGCCGGCAATCAGCAGAACCTCAGCGACACGGTCAACGGCATGGCGCTGGCGATCGTGTTGGGCGTGGTGCTCGTCTTCCTCTTGATGGTGGCGCTGTACAACAGCTATGTGACGCCGTTCATCATCATCACGTCGGTGCCCCTTGCGGTCGTCGGTGCGATCGGCGCTTTGGCGCTCACGCGCGAGACGCTCAACGCGTTCTCGATGATCGGCACGGTGTTGCTGATCGGCTTGGTGAGCAAGAACGGAATCCTGCTCGTCGATTTCGCCAATCAACTGCGCGAGCGCGGCATGGACCGGCTCGCGGCGATCCGCGAAAGCGCGCGCACGCGCTTCAGACCGATCGTGATGACGACCGTGGCCATGATCTTCGGCATGCTGCCGCTCGCGCTCGGACTGGATCCGGCCGTGGCATCGCGCAGCTCGCTCGGCGTCGTCGTCATCGGCGGACTCATCAGCTCGCTGCTGCTCACACTCGTGCTCATCCCCGTGGTCTATATGTGGCTCAGTCCCAAGGAGATCAAGGTCAAGGGCGAGCGGGTCGCCGCGGCATTGCGCGCCGTCAACGACCCGGACGAGCTCGACAGCTCGGGCACAGGCGCGGCCCGCTAA
- a CDS encoding zinc-dependent alcohol dehydrogenase family protein yields MFYASTESAYGGGGAGASESEPLMHAMLLDAPRRPLRAAEVADTAPPPGHVRIRVLACGVCRTDLHIYDGELTHPKLPLVLGHEIIGTVEVGGPGAQRFRAGDRVGVPWLAGTDGTCRYCRDGRENLCEHARFTGYDVDGGYAQATIADEAFCFAIPAAYGDDEAAPLMCAGLIGYRSLRMAGDAERVGIYGFGAAAHIIAQIARHEGRRVFAFTRPGDAAAQSFARELGAVWAGGSDAVPPEQLDAAIIFAPAGELVPTALRALGRGGIVVCGGIHMSAIPSFDYALLWEERQIRSVANLTRRDAQEFLALAPQVPVRTWVTRYPLERANDALADLRGGKLRGAAVLIPSLDRSGTSDPSR; encoded by the coding sequence GTGTTCTACGCGTCGACGGAGAGCGCCTATGGCGGAGGCGGCGCCGGTGCGAGCGAATCCGAGCCGTTGATGCATGCGATGCTGCTCGACGCGCCGCGACGGCCGCTGCGCGCCGCTGAAGTCGCCGATACCGCGCCGCCGCCCGGCCACGTCCGTATCCGCGTGCTGGCGTGCGGGGTCTGTCGCACCGATCTGCATATCTACGACGGCGAGCTCACGCATCCGAAGCTGCCGCTCGTGCTCGGACACGAGATCATCGGCACAGTCGAGGTCGGTGGCCCGGGTGCGCAGCGTTTTCGGGCCGGCGATCGGGTCGGCGTGCCCTGGCTGGCCGGAACGGACGGCACGTGCCGCTACTGCCGGGACGGTCGCGAAAATCTTTGCGAGCACGCACGCTTCACGGGCTACGACGTCGACGGCGGATACGCGCAAGCCACCATCGCCGATGAGGCGTTCTGCTTCGCGATTCCAGCTGCGTATGGAGACGATGAAGCTGCGCCGCTCATGTGCGCCGGTCTCATCGGCTACCGGTCGTTGCGCATGGCTGGCGACGCGGAGCGCGTCGGCATCTACGGGTTCGGCGCCGCCGCGCACATCATCGCGCAGATCGCGCGCCATGAAGGACGGCGTGTCTTCGCGTTCACCCGGCCGGGCGACGCCGCCGCACAATCATTCGCACGCGAACTCGGCGCGGTGTGGGCAGGTGGATCGGATGCCGTGCCGCCCGAACAGCTCGATGCGGCGATCATCTTCGCCCCTGCAGGCGAGCTGGTGCCGACCGCCCTGCGCGCGCTGGGCCGTGGCGGCATCGTCGTGTGCGGCGGCATCCACATGAGCGCGATCCCGTCGTTCGACTACGCGTTATTGTGGGAAGAGCGCCAGATCCGCTCGGTCGCCAATCTCACGCGCCGCGACGCCCAAGAGTTTCTCGCGCTGGCACCGCAGGTGCCGGTGCGCACGTGGGTGACGCGCTATCCGCTCGAACGGGCCAATGACGCGTTGGCCGATCTGCGCGGCGGGAAACTGCGGGGTGCGGCGGTTCTTATTCCGTCCCTAGACCGTTCGGGAACATCAGACCCGAGCCGCTGA